The following are encoded in a window of uncultured Pseudomonas sp. genomic DNA:
- the modA gene encoding molybdate ABC transporter substrate-binding protein yields MERRLSTVLLALLTGGLWSNHALAGQVQVAVAANFTAPLQAIAAEFERDSGHHVLASFGATGQLYAQIVHGAPFEVFLSADASTPAKLDSEGLGVSGTRFTYAVGSLVLWSAAPGYLDGSPAVLKANQYQHLAMANPKAAPYGLAASEVLEKLGLSAVVKDKLVEGQSITQTHQFIATGNAELGFVALSQVYQDGQLSSGSAWRVPAELHTPIKQDGLLLKTGEHNPAAAAFTAYLKGAKAAAIIKSYGYQL; encoded by the coding sequence ATGGAACGTCGTCTATCAACCGTGCTGCTGGCGCTGCTCACTGGCGGACTGTGGAGCAATCACGCCTTGGCCGGGCAGGTACAGGTGGCGGTGGCCGCCAACTTCACCGCGCCGTTGCAGGCGATTGCTGCCGAGTTTGAACGGGATAGCGGACACCACGTGCTTGCCTCGTTTGGTGCCACTGGTCAGCTGTACGCGCAGATTGTGCATGGCGCGCCGTTTGAGGTGTTCCTCAGTGCCGATGCCAGCACCCCGGCCAAGCTGGACAGCGAGGGTTTGGGCGTCAGCGGTACGCGCTTCACCTATGCGGTCGGCAGTCTGGTGCTGTGGTCAGCCGCCCCGGGTTATCTCGACGGCAGCCCGGCTGTGCTCAAGGCCAATCAGTACCAGCATCTGGCCATGGCTAACCCCAAGGCTGCGCCCTATGGCCTGGCCGCCAGCGAAGTGCTGGAAAAACTGGGCCTGAGCGCGGTGGTTAAGGACAAACTGGTCGAGGGGCAGAGCATCACCCAGACCCACCAATTTATTGCCACGGGTAACGCCGAGCTGGGCTTTGTCGCCCTGTCGCAGGTGTACCAAGACGGCCAGCTCAGCAGCGGTTCGGCCTGGCGGGTGCCGGCCGAGCTGCACACGCCGATCAAGCAGGATGGGTTGCTTCTCAAGACGGGTGAACACAACCCTGCGGCGGCGGCCTTTACCGCGTACCTGAAAGGCGCGAAAGCGGCCGCGATTATCAAGTCTTACGGCTACCAGCTTTAA
- the modC gene encoding molybdenum ABC transporter ATP-binding protein: protein MIWPLQRRPAAIRTVAGLGEIQARFKVEHPGFSLDVDLHLPGRGVSALFGHSGSGKTSCLRCFAGLDRPTEGYLQVNGELWQDSQRGIFVPAHQRAVGYVFQHANLFSHLSVQRNLDYGLKRIPIGQRRIALEQAVDLLGIGHLLQRLPGKLSGGEQQRVGIARALLTSPRLLLLDEPLASLDLKRKQEVLPYLERLHGELQIPIIYVSHSPDEVARLAEHLVLLEEGSASASGPLKETLLRADLPFVFEDDAEAVVDAQVMAHDAAYGLLAVQLAGSRISLQLPHGPLPLDASVRVKIKARDISLSLQQAQDSSVLNLLPARVLDWINVAEQAHVLVRLQVGGEQLMARITRYSFDRLDIQPGQQLWAQIKSVSLLSAS, encoded by the coding sequence ATGATCTGGCCACTGCAGCGCCGCCCGGCGGCTATTCGTACGGTCGCAGGGCTGGGTGAAATCCAGGCGCGGTTCAAGGTTGAGCACCCCGGCTTCAGCCTGGATGTCGACTTGCACCTGCCCGGTCGTGGCGTCAGCGCGTTGTTCGGCCATTCCGGTTCGGGCAAAACCAGCTGCCTGCGCTGTTTCGCCGGCTTGGATCGACCCACCGAGGGCTACCTGCAGGTCAATGGTGAGCTGTGGCAGGACAGTCAGCGTGGCATCTTCGTGCCGGCGCACCAGCGGGCCGTGGGTTACGTGTTTCAGCATGCCAACCTGTTTAGCCACCTGTCGGTGCAGCGCAATCTGGACTACGGGTTGAAGCGCATTCCAATCGGCCAGCGGCGCATTGCCCTGGAACAGGCGGTTGACCTGCTGGGGATTGGCCATCTGCTGCAGCGTCTACCGGGCAAGCTCTCTGGCGGTGAACAGCAGCGCGTCGGCATTGCCCGCGCGTTGCTGACCAGCCCACGGTTACTGCTGCTGGACGAGCCGCTGGCCTCGCTTGATCTCAAGCGCAAACAGGAAGTACTTCCCTATCTGGAGCGGCTGCATGGCGAGCTGCAGATTCCAATTATTTACGTCAGCCATTCGCCGGATGAAGTCGCGCGCCTGGCCGAGCATCTGGTGTTGCTCGAAGAGGGTAGCGCCAGTGCCAGCGGCCCGCTCAAGGAAACCCTGCTGCGCGCCGATCTGCCATTTGTCTTCGAGGACGACGCCGAAGCGGTGGTGGATGCGCAGGTCATGGCGCATGACGCGGCTTACGGTTTGCTCGCGGTGCAGCTAGCCGGCAGCCGCATCAGCTTGCAGTTGCCGCATGGGCCGCTGCCGTTGGACGCGTCGGTGCGGGTCAAGATCAAGGCGCGGGATATCAGCCTGAGTCTGCAACAGGCGCAAGACAGCAGCGTGCTCAACCTGCTGCCCGCGCGGGTGCTCGATTGGATCAACGTGGCCGAGCAGGCGCATGTGCTGGTGCGGTTGCAAGTGGGTGGCGAGCAACTGATGGCGCGCATCACCCGCTACTCCTTCGACCGCCTGGATATTCAGCCTGGCCAGCAACTCTGGGCGCAGATCAAATCGGTGTCACTGCTAAGCGCCAGTTGA
- a CDS encoding FAD-binding oxidoreductase, with protein sequence MNAATQPVIPAAERCPSYYSASLNEETDYPTLQGEVSVDVVIIGGGFTGVASAVELAERGLKVAIVEANKIGWGATGRNGGQVTGSLSGDAAMSKQMRNTLGEEVEDFIWHLRWRGHAIIKDRVEKYGIQCDLKHGHLHAAMKPVHMQELEATHAEAVRRGMAADVTLLDRDGVRSHLASDLYNGALKNTRNMHLHPLNLCIGEARAAASLGALIFEHSEVLEIVHGAKPAVVTAQGRINAKQVLLAGDVYHKLEPKKLKGMIFPAMGGIVTTEPLGELAEQINPQDLAVYDCRFVLDYYRLTADKRLLFGGGCNYSGRDSRDIAAELRPGIEQTFPQLKGVAIDFQWSCAMGIVINRIPQLGKLSDNVWYCQGYSGHGIATTHIMGEIMANALTGTMGHYDTFAACKHIKVPLGDVFGNPMLAAGMWYYQMLEKLR encoded by the coding sequence ATGAATGCCGCCACCCAGCCCGTAATACCCGCTGCCGAACGTTGCCCGTCCTATTACAGCGCCAGCCTCAATGAGGAAACCGATTACCCGACCCTGCAGGGTGAGGTCAGCGTCGATGTGGTGATCATCGGCGGCGGCTTTACCGGCGTCGCATCCGCCGTGGAGCTGGCCGAACGCGGCCTCAAAGTCGCCATAGTCGAAGCCAACAAAATTGGCTGGGGCGCCACCGGGCGCAATGGCGGCCAGGTCACCGGCAGCCTCTCCGGCGATGCGGCCATGAGCAAACAGATGCGCAACACGTTGGGCGAGGAGGTCGAGGACTTTATCTGGCACCTGCGCTGGCGTGGCCACGCGATCATCAAGGATCGGGTGGAAAAGTACGGCATTCAGTGCGACCTCAAACACGGCCACCTGCACGCGGCGATGAAGCCGGTGCATATGCAGGAATTGGAAGCCACCCATGCCGAAGCCGTGCGCCGAGGCATGGCCGCTGACGTGACCTTGCTCGACCGTGACGGCGTGCGCAGCCACCTGGCCAGCGACCTGTACAACGGCGCGCTGAAGAACACCCGCAACATGCACCTGCACCCGCTGAATCTGTGCATCGGTGAAGCCCGCGCCGCCGCCAGTTTGGGCGCGTTGATTTTCGAGCACTCCGAGGTGCTGGAGATTGTTCATGGGGCCAAGCCGGCGGTGGTCACCGCGCAAGGGCGGATCAACGCCAAGCAGGTGCTGTTGGCAGGCGACGTTTATCACAAACTGGAGCCAAAAAAGCTCAAGGGCATGATCTTCCCGGCCATGGGCGGCATCGTCACCACCGAGCCGCTGGGGGAGTTGGCCGAGCAGATCAACCCGCAGGACCTCGCCGTGTACGACTGCCGTTTCGTCCTCGACTACTACCGCCTCACCGCCGACAAGCGCCTGCTGTTCGGCGGTGGCTGCAACTACTCCGGCCGCGATTCACGCGACATTGCCGCCGAGCTGCGCCCTGGCATCGAGCAGACCTTCCCGCAGCTCAAGGGGGTGGCCATTGATTTTCAGTGGAGCTGCGCCATGGGCATCGTGATCAACCGCATCCCACAGCTGGGCAAGCTCTCGGACAACGTCTGGTATTGCCAGGGTTATTCCGGCCACGGCATCGCCACCACCCACATCATGGGCGAGATCATGGCCAACGCCCTGACCGGCACGATGGGCCACTACGACACCTTCGCCGCCTGCAAACACATCAAGGTGCCGCTCGGTGATGTGTTCGGCAACCCGATGCTGGCGGCAGGCATGTGGTACTACCAGATGCTGGAAAAACTCCGTTAG
- the modB gene encoding molybdate ABC transporter permease subunit gives MPLTHADVAAVLLTLELAALTTVVLLLLGTPIAWWLARTDSRWKQPIGAVVALPLVLPPTVIGFYLLVSMGPHGVIGQLTQSLGLGTLTFTFSGLVIGSVFYSLPFVVQPLQNAFEAIGRGPLEAAATLRAGPWDAFFTVVLPLAKPGFVTAAVLGFAHTVGEFGVVLMIGGNIPGKTQVASVQIYNHVETMQYAQAHWLAGGMLLFSFIVLLALYSGRSSKRIWQ, from the coding sequence ATGCCACTGACGCATGCTGATGTTGCTGCCGTTCTGCTGACCCTGGAGTTGGCCGCGCTGACCACCGTGGTGCTGCTGCTGCTCGGTACGCCGATTGCCTGGTGGCTGGCGCGCACTGACTCGCGCTGGAAGCAGCCGATAGGCGCGGTGGTGGCCCTGCCGCTGGTGCTGCCGCCGACGGTGATTGGTTTTTACCTGCTGGTGAGCATGGGCCCGCATGGTGTTATCGGTCAGCTGACGCAGAGTCTCGGCCTGGGCACCTTGACCTTTACCTTCAGCGGCCTGGTGATCGGCTCGGTGTTTTATTCCCTGCCCTTTGTTGTGCAGCCGCTGCAAAACGCCTTCGAGGCCATTGGCCGTGGCCCGCTGGAGGCGGCGGCCACCTTGCGGGCTGGGCCGTGGGATGCGTTTTTTACGGTGGTGCTGCCGTTGGCCAAGCCGGGTTTTGTCACCGCCGCAGTGCTCGGTTTTGCCCATACCGTCGGTGAGTTCGGCGTGGTGCTGATGATCGGCGGCAATATCCCCGGCAAGACCCAGGTGGCCTCCGTGCAGATCTACAACCATGTCGAAACCATGCAGTACGCCCAAGCCCACTGGCTGGCCGGCGGCATGCTGCTGTTCTCCTTTATCGTGTTGCTGGCGTTGTATTCCGGGCGCAGCAGCAAGCGGATTTGGCAATGA
- a CDS encoding alkaline phosphatase D family protein, producing the protein MSPEPNALMPIPTAAVHDDLPLVLAGPLLRRMQPQCLVLWLVGSRPLSLSLQLAHGDAAAPQRYPLQGDSCQVVQIGEHAFIHLIELALDTPLPCDVQIDYDLLIEQPDQAAQGIAEWAPHLLYDGVAQPNFVLRERLDHLLHGSCRKPHHPSADGLLCADRLLAEAHAPEQRPALLLMSGDQVYADDVSGPMLRAIHQVIARLGLFGEHLEGAVVDDSTALYEHPASYYQRAELLPELKSNETLRERFFGGVEKPIFTTSSADNHLVTCAEVLAMYLLVWSPVPWTLLDAEMPALSDDEVPRYQAEREHIEAFRGGLAQVARALAHLPTLMIFDDHDVTDDWNLSAQWEQTAYGHPFSKRILGNALIAYLLCQGWGNNPQVFAKPLQAVQAMTAERDADNHMHSQQQDALIDTLLGFHQWHFVLPTSPTLVVLDTRTRRWRSERKRKRPSGLMDWEALCEFQQALLDQPSAIIVSAAPMFGVKLIESVQKVFSWAGHPLMVDAENWMAHRGAAKVMLNIFRHSRTPGNYVILSGDVHYSFVYKVLIRQRKQGPQLWQITSSGLKNDFPQRLLDWFDRLNRWLYAPWSPLNWLTKRRRMQVTPRIPSRSKAGERLWNGAGLGQVFFNEQGQPSAVYQHNADGSPAVAFVDERDEVPATQAALSCNRVD; encoded by the coding sequence ATGTCACCTGAGCCCAATGCCCTGATGCCGATACCCACCGCTGCTGTCCATGATGACCTCCCCCTGGTGCTGGCCGGTCCGCTGCTGCGGCGCATGCAGCCGCAGTGCCTGGTGCTCTGGTTGGTCGGCAGTCGGCCGCTGAGCCTAAGTCTGCAGCTGGCCCATGGCGACGCTGCAGCGCCGCAGCGCTATCCGCTGCAGGGCGACAGCTGTCAGGTTGTCCAGATCGGTGAGCATGCCTTTATCCACCTGATCGAACTTGCCTTGGATACGCCGCTGCCCTGCGATGTGCAGATCGACTATGACCTGTTGATCGAGCAACCCGATCAGGCGGCGCAGGGCATTGCCGAGTGGGCACCGCACTTGTTGTATGACGGTGTGGCGCAGCCTAACTTCGTCCTGCGTGAACGGCTTGACCACCTGCTTCACGGTTCCTGCCGCAAGCCGCATCATCCCTCGGCCGATGGCCTGCTCTGCGCCGACCGGCTGTTGGCCGAAGCGCACGCCCCTGAACAGCGGCCGGCGTTGCTGCTGATGAGCGGCGACCAGGTGTACGCCGATGATGTCAGCGGGCCGATGTTGCGCGCGATTCATCAGGTTATCGCCCGCCTCGGGCTGTTCGGTGAGCACCTGGAGGGCGCGGTGGTCGATGACAGCACGGCGCTGTATGAGCACCCGGCCAGCTACTACCAGCGTGCCGAATTGCTGCCGGAACTGAAAAGCAACGAAACCCTGCGCGAACGTTTCTTTGGCGGGGTGGAAAAACCGATATTCACCACCAGCAGCGCCGACAACCACCTGGTGACCTGCGCCGAAGTGCTGGCCATGTACCTGCTGGTCTGGTCACCTGTGCCCTGGACCTTGCTGGATGCCGAGATGCCGGCGTTGAGTGACGACGAAGTGCCGCGCTATCAGGCCGAGCGTGAGCACATCGAAGCGTTTCGCGGCGGCCTGGCGCAGGTTGCCCGGGCCCTCGCCCACCTGCCCACGTTGATGATCTTCGATGACCACGACGTCACCGATGACTGGAACCTCTCTGCGCAGTGGGAGCAGACGGCCTATGGTCATCCGTTTTCCAAGCGCATTCTCGGCAATGCGCTGATTGCCTACCTGCTGTGCCAAGGTTGGGGCAATAACCCGCAGGTGTTCGCCAAGCCGTTGCAGGCTGTCCAGGCCATGACGGCGGAGCGTGATGCGGACAACCATATGCACAGCCAGCAGCAGGATGCGTTGATCGACACGCTACTCGGCTTTCACCAGTGGCATTTCGTCTTGCCGACCAGCCCGACACTGGTGGTGCTGGATACCCGTACCCGGCGCTGGCGCAGTGAACGCAAGCGCAAGCGCCCCTCTGGCCTGATGGACTGGGAAGCACTCTGCGAATTTCAGCAGGCACTGCTGGATCAGCCGTCAGCGATCATCGTTTCGGCTGCGCCTATGTTCGGCGTCAAGCTGATCGAAAGCGTGCAGAAGGTGTTCAGCTGGGCGGGTCATCCGTTGATGGTCGATGCCGAGAACTGGATGGCCCACCGCGGCGCGGCGAAGGTGATGCTGAATATCTTCCGCCACTCGCGCACGCCGGGTAACTACGTGATCCTCTCCGGCGACGTGCATTACTCCTTCGTCTACAAGGTGCTGATTCGTCAGCGCAAGCAGGGGCCGCAGCTCTGGCAGATCACCAGCAGCGGTTTGAAAAACGATTTTCCGCAGCGCCTGCTCGACTGGTTCGACCGCCTCAACCGCTGGCTATACGCGCCCTGGTCACCGCTTAACTGGCTGACCAAGCGCCGGCGCATGCAGGTTACGCCGCGCATCCCCTCGCGCAGCAAAGCTGGCGAGCGGCTGTGGAATGGCGCGGGGCTGGGCCAGGTGTTCTTCAATGAGCAGGGCCAGCCGAGCGCGGTGTATCAACACAACGCCGATGGTTCGCCGGCAGTGGCCTTTGTTGATGAGCGCGATGAAGTCCCGGCTACCCAAGCCGCTCTGTCGTGTAATCGAGTGGACTAA
- a CDS encoding Mpo1-like protein, whose protein sequence is MKTLVDHLAQYAAYHRDPRNILSHFIGIPLIVLAVAVLLARPGFEVLGLWLSPAVLVALAAGAFYLRLDLRFGLLMALLLGLCLWAAANLALQSTTIWLSSGIGLFVLGWIIQFVGHYYEGRKPAFVDDVMGLVIGPLFVVAEAAFLLGLRKALEQAIVERAGPTCIHAKPART, encoded by the coding sequence ATGAAAACCCTGGTCGACCATCTGGCTCAATACGCGGCGTATCACCGCGATCCACGCAATATTCTCAGCCACTTTATCGGCATTCCTCTGATCGTTCTGGCGGTGGCGGTGTTGCTCGCGCGCCCGGGTTTCGAGGTGCTCGGCCTGTGGCTATCCCCGGCCGTGTTAGTGGCCCTGGCAGCGGGCGCATTCTACCTGCGCCTAGACCTGCGCTTCGGCCTGTTGATGGCATTGCTGTTAGGGCTCTGCCTGTGGGCGGCGGCAAACCTGGCGCTGCAGTCGACAACCATCTGGTTGAGCAGCGGCATTGGCCTGTTTGTGCTCGGCTGGATAATTCAGTTTGTGGGGCATTATTACGAAGGCCGCAAGCCGGCCTTCGTCGATGATGTGATGGGTTTGGTGATCGGCCCGCTGTTCGTCGTCGCCGAAGCCGCCTTCCTGCTAGGCCTGCGCAAGGCGCTTGAGCAGGCCATCGTCGAACGTGCCGGGCCGACCTGCATCCACGCAAAGCCAGCCCGCACCTGA
- the nirD gene encoding nitrite reductase small subunit NirD has translation MSQSNAAVIGAADLQWRTVCSRADLVANSGVVAWVDGAQVALFYLPNEASDKQLFALDNRDPLSGANVIGRGIIGHLAGDLVIAAPLYKQHFRLQDGSCLEYPQQQLRTWPVRLQGERVEIGLS, from the coding sequence ATGAGCCAGTCGAATGCAGCAGTAATTGGGGCAGCAGACCTGCAATGGCGCACCGTGTGTAGCCGTGCCGACCTGGTGGCCAACTCCGGTGTTGTAGCCTGGGTCGACGGTGCGCAAGTGGCGCTGTTCTATCTGCCCAACGAGGCGAGCGACAAGCAACTGTTCGCCCTTGATAACCGCGATCCGCTGTCCGGTGCCAACGTGATCGGGCGCGGCATCATCGGCCACCTCGCCGGTGATCTGGTGATTGCCGCGCCGTTGTACAAGCAGCATTTCCGCCTGCAGGACGGCAGCTGCCTGGAGTATCCGCAGCAGCAACTGCGCACCTGGCCGGTGCGCCTGCAGGGCGAGCGGGTGGAAATCGGTCTGAGCTAA
- a CDS encoding type 1 glutamine amidotransferase domain-containing protein, which translates to MKILLVLTSHDQLGDTGQKTGFWLEEFASPYYLFKDAGAQLTLASPKGGQPPLDPSSDAKDAQTAATERFKADPAAQQVLANTVPLSQVKADDFDAVFYPGGHGPLWDLAEDRHSIALIERFHAQNKPVAAVCHAPGVLRHVKAANGQPLVSGKKVTGFSNSEEAAVQLTEVVPFLVQDMLIVNGGHYSSVNDWQSHVKVDGLLITGQNPASSDATAEALMTLLNSPKR; encoded by the coding sequence ATGAAGATTTTGCTGGTTCTGACTTCCCACGACCAACTCGGCGACACTGGGCAGAAGACCGGTTTCTGGCTGGAAGAGTTCGCCTCGCCTTATTACCTGTTCAAGGACGCCGGCGCGCAGTTGACCCTCGCCTCACCTAAGGGCGGTCAACCACCGCTCGACCCGAGTAGCGACGCCAAAGACGCCCAAACCGCCGCCACCGAGCGCTTCAAGGCAGACCCTGCGGCGCAGCAAGTGCTGGCCAACACGGTGCCGCTGAGCCAAGTAAAGGCCGATGATTTCGACGCGGTGTTCTATCCAGGTGGCCACGGCCCACTGTGGGATTTGGCCGAAGACCGCCACTCCATCGCCCTGATCGAACGCTTCCATGCGCAAAACAAGCCAGTGGCGGCGGTATGCCACGCGCCGGGCGTGTTGCGTCATGTCAAAGCGGCCAACGGCCAGCCCCTGGTCAGCGGCAAAAAGGTCACCGGCTTCAGCAACAGCGAGGAAGCCGCGGTGCAACTGACTGAGGTGGTGCCGTTTTTGGTGCAAGACATGCTCATCGTCAACGGCGGTCACTACTCCAGCGTCAACGACTGGCAGAGCCATGTAAAAGTCGACGGGCTGTTGATCACCGGGCAAAACCCGGCCTCCTCGGACGCCACCGCCGAAGCGCTGATGACACTGCTGAACAGCCCTAAACGCTAA
- a CDS encoding cupin domain-containing protein, with the protein MQLNADFSQRALVRPDDSPWLASPMPGVERRMLDRIGEEVARATSIVRYAANSHFSAHQHPGGEEFLVLEGVFSDERGDYPAGTYVRNPIGSQHAPFSRDGCTIFVKLMQFDPADEQHVVIDSTHAEWLPGLVPGLRVLPLHQHGTEHVALVRWAPGTRFSRHRHWGGEEILVLEGTFQDEFGDYPAGSWLRSPHLSEHTPFSEQGCLIWVKTGHLGD; encoded by the coding sequence ATGCAACTCAACGCCGATTTCAGCCAACGGGCGCTGGTGCGCCCTGACGACAGTCCCTGGCTGGCATCACCCATGCCCGGGGTGGAACGGCGCATGCTCGACCGGATTGGCGAGGAAGTGGCACGGGCGACCTCAATCGTGCGTTATGCGGCAAACTCGCATTTCAGCGCCCATCAGCATCCAGGCGGCGAGGAGTTCCTGGTGCTTGAAGGGGTGTTTTCCGATGAGCGCGGCGACTACCCCGCCGGCACCTATGTGCGTAACCCGATTGGCAGCCAGCACGCGCCGTTCAGCCGCGACGGCTGCACGATCTTCGTCAAACTTATGCAGTTTGACCCGGCCGATGAGCAGCACGTGGTGATCGACAGCACCCACGCCGAATGGCTGCCCGGCCTGGTACCTGGGCTGCGCGTACTACCGCTGCACCAGCACGGCACTGAGCATGTGGCGCTGGTACGTTGGGCGCCCGGCACCCGTTTCAGCCGCCATCGGCATTGGGGCGGCGAGGAGATTCTGGTGCTGGAGGGCACCTTTCAGGATGAGTTCGGTGATTACCCAGCGGGCAGCTGGCTGCGCAGCCCACACCTGTCAGAGCACACCCCGTTCAGCGAACAGGGCTGCCTGATCTGGGTAAAAACCGGGCACTTGGGCGATTAA
- a CDS encoding Crp/Fnr family transcriptional regulator, with protein MNAAHSYQTRLRQGHWFNALPTGLQDTLLAAAQVQQLAAGQVLFRRGDPPCGLYAVVAGGMRIGAVNAAGKEALLTLVEPPYWFGEISLFDGQPRTHDAFAEGATTLLLVPQAPLLALLEQQPQYWRDFALLMSQKLRLAFIALEEMSLLPAAPRLARRLLLMAENYGEGEPRRVIHLPQEQLALMLSISRQTTNQILKELQGQGIVRLTYGEIEILDLPGLRQAAQ; from the coding sequence ATGAACGCCGCCCACAGCTATCAGACCCGCTTGCGCCAGGGTCATTGGTTCAACGCCCTGCCTACCGGGTTGCAAGACACCCTGCTCGCGGCTGCTCAGGTGCAGCAGTTGGCGGCGGGACAAGTGTTGTTTCGTCGCGGCGATCCGCCTTGCGGTTTGTATGCGGTGGTTGCCGGGGGTATGCGCATTGGCGCGGTCAACGCCGCCGGCAAGGAAGCGCTGCTGACCCTGGTCGAGCCGCCCTACTGGTTCGGCGAGATTTCCCTGTTCGACGGCCAGCCGCGCACCCACGATGCCTTTGCCGAAGGTGCCACCACCCTGCTACTGGTACCGCAGGCGCCGTTGCTGGCGCTGCTCGAGCAACAACCGCAGTACTGGCGCGACTTCGCCCTGCTGATGAGCCAGAAACTGCGCCTGGCGTTTATTGCCCTGGAAGAAATGAGCCTGCTGCCGGCGGCCCCGCGCCTGGCCCGGCGGCTGCTGCTGATGGCCGAAAATTACGGCGAAGGTGAGCCGCGCCGGGTCATTCATTTGCCTCAGGAGCAGCTGGCGCTGATGCTGTCGATCTCCCGGCAGACCACCAACCAGATCCTCAAGGAACTGCAAGGCCAGGGCATTGTGCGGCTGACCTATGGCGAGATTGAAATCCTCGATCTGCCGGGGCTGCGCCAGGCCGCACAATGA